One Ananas comosus cultivar F153 linkage group 1, ASM154086v1, whole genome shotgun sequence DNA window includes the following coding sequences:
- the LOC109715850 gene encoding probable ion channel POLLUX, with protein MPPLPDRRNPKLPERPPPEKEGTKEDSVKRPLVLDERRQVSIPSTSTSPSRPFLGFHHSLFLLLLLLVSVSCASLAILQRKRILELQEEVNRIQSFCVENNNDLQEGTTEILRSENVDSHSYPSSIENRSVALYTVVLSLMTPFVLFKCLDQFPQIKALSRTSNNNEEEVPLKKRIAYRVDVIFSVYPYAKLLALLLATILLIGFGGLALYAVSDGSFLEALWLSWTFVADSGNHADQAGLGPRIVSVSISSGGMLIFAMMLGLVSDAISEKVDSWRKGKSEVIESNHILILGWSEKLGSLLKQLAIANKSIGGGVVVVLAERDKEEMELDIAKLEFDFMGTSVICRSGSPLILADLKKVSVSKARAIIVLAADENADQSDARALRVVLSLTGVKEGLRGHVVVELSDLDNEPLVKLVGGELIETVVAHDVIGRLMIQCALQPGLAQIWEDILGFENAEFYIKRWPQLDGMPFEDVLISFPDAVPCGVKVASKGGKIMINPDDKYVLKEGDEILVIAEDDDTYAPGPLPEVRKGFLPNIPSPCKYPERILFCGWRRDIDDMIMVLEAFLAPGSELWMFNEVPEKEREKKLMDGGLDLLGLTNIRLVHKEGNAVIRRHLENLPLETFDSMNLRRTPLCIQIRGLWLPFYLSVIFSPSVFRQRK; from the exons ATGCCGCCGCTGCCCGATCGCCGGAACCCTAAGCTGCCGGAGCGGCCCCCGCCGGAGAAGGAGGGGACGAAGGAGGACTCGGTGAAGCGGCCCCTGGTGTTGGATGAGAGGAGGCAGGTCTCGATCCCTTCGACTTCAACTTCTCCGTCGCGGCCGTTTCTAGGGTTCCACcattctttgtttcttttactT CTGCTTCTAGTTTCTGTATCATGTGCTTCTTTAGCGATTTTGCAGCGTAAGCGAATTTTAGAGCTTCAG GAAGAGGTAAATAGAATCCAAAGTTTCTGTGTTGAAAACAATAATGATCTCCAAGAGGGCACCACCGAGATTTTGCGGTCTGAGAATGTGGATTCCCATTCTTACCCTAGTAGCATTGAGAATAGAAGTGTTGCTTTGTACACTGTGGTTCTCTCACTCATGACACCATTCGTTCTTTTCAAATGCCTCGATCAATTCCCTCAGATAAAAGCACTCTCAAGGACTTCAAATAATAACGAGGAAGAAGTCCCTTTGAAGAAGAGGATTGCTTACAGGGTCGATGTCATCTTTTCCGTGTACCCTTACGCTAAGCTTCTAGCTCTTCTTTTGGCCACGATACTACTGATTGGATTTGGTGGTCTGGCATTGTATGCTGTTAGCGATGGTAGCTTTTTGGAAGCACTTTGGCTTTCATGGACGTTTGTAGCGGATTCTGGAAACCATGCTGACCAGGCTGGTTTGGGCCCTCGAATTGTTTCTGTGTCGATTAGTTCGGGAGGCATGTTGATTTTTGCTATGATGCTTGGTCTTGTATCTGATGCGATCTCTGAGAAAGTGGATTCTTGGCGCAAGGGAAAGAGTGAGGTGATCGAGAGCAATCACATACTGATCCTTGGATGGAGTGAGAAATTG GGCTCCCTTCTTAAGCAACTAGCAATTGCAAATAAGAGTATTGGCGGCGGTGTAGTTGTAGTTCTGGCAGAAAGAGACAAGGAGGAAATGGAGTTAGACATAGCGAAGCTGGAATTTGACTTTATGGGAACATCTGTAATATGTAGAAGTGGAAGTCCCCTCATATTGGCTGACTTGAAAAAG GTTTCGGTTTCTAAGGCACGTGCTATCATTGTTTTAGCAGCCGATGAAAATGCTGATCAA AGCGATGCACGTGCTTTAAGAGTGGTACTAAGTTTGACTGGTGTAAAAGAAGGTTTAAGGGGCCATGTTGTTGTAGAGTTGAGTGATCTTGACAATGAGCCTTTAGTGAAACTGGTTGGAGGGGAACTTATTGAAACTGTGGTTGCTCACGATGTGATTGGGCGTCTGATGATACAATGTGCTCTCCAACCTGGCCTAGCACAG ATATGGGAAGATATCTTGGGATTTGAAAATGcagaattttatatcaaaagaTGGCCTCAATTGGATGGTATGCCATTCGAGGATGTACTAATTTCATTCCCTGATGCTGTACCTTGTGGAGTAAAGGTTGCTTCAAAAGGGGGAAAAATCATGATCAATCCCGATGACAAATATGTTCTAAAAGAAGGCGATGAGATCCTTGTTATTGCTGAAGATGACGATACTTATGCCCCAGGTCCTCTACCAGAG GTACGTAAGGGTTTTCTACCTAATATCCCAAGCCCTTGTAAATATCCAGAAAGGATATTATTCTGTGGTTGGCGGCGGGACATTGACGATATGATAATG GTGTTAGAAGCTTTTCTTGCTCCAGGTTCTGAGTTATGGATGTTTAACGAGGTTCCTGAAAAGGAAAGGGAGAAGAAGTTGATGGATGGCGGATTGGATCTATTAGGATTAACAAACATTAGGCTTGTTCACAAGGAAGGAAATGCCGTCATCCGGCGTCATTTAGAGAACCTGCCTTTGGAGACATTTGATTCT ATGAATCTGCGGAGGACTCCATTGTGCATTCAGATTCGCGGTCTCTGGCTACCCTTCTACTTATCCGTGATATTCAG